CTCCAAGGCCCGGACCCCGAAGGCGAACGGCGCCGTTGTGGCCCGCGGGACAGTTTCCTGGAACGCCGGACGGATGTCGTCCGGGCGGGGCAGCGAATAGGGCCAGGCATCCACCAGGCCCTTGCGCTCGAATACGATAAGCCCGGTTCCGCTCTCCACGGCGGACGGCTGGGGCGCGCCCTGCGGCTCGATGTAACGCCCGGCGGTGAAACCATAGCGCTCGGCGGGGTTCCGGCCGAGCCAGCTCGAAAAGGTGGCCGCCTCACCCAGCCAGCCCTCGCCCTCGAGGAACGCGGTCCGGCCCAGGCGGACAACACCCTGCGACGGCGCGCTGGTCAGCCGCAGGCGGGCTTTAGCTGCGCCAGCCGGGACTTTCAGGGAGCGGGTGTACTCGGTCCAGCGGCGGCTGAGGCCCGCGCCGGGTTCTCTCTCCCGGGTGAGCGAGCTGAACAGTAGACTGTCGGCCAGAAGGCTGTCACTCTGATCGTACAGCTCAAGACGGGCCTCGAACATCTGCCCGCCAGCCCCGTCCCGCTCCAGGGCGAAACTGAACGCCACACTCGCCCCGGCCGAAACAGGCAGCGCCGGGCTGGAAAGGTTCAGCCGCGCGCCGCTGTCGGCGTAGAGCGCCAGACAGGGCTTTTCCACCCCCTGGTCCAGGTAGTTCTCCTCCAGGAGGCCGGAGGTGTCCAGGGTGTCCCAGAGCGCGTCACCCGCGCCGGTCCGCAGGCACCAGTGCGGGCCGGGCGCCTCCTCACCGCAACCGGAGGCGAGGCTGAGGAGAAAGATAAGGACTGAGGCAAAGGCTGGGCGCTGGAGCTGGGGTCGGATCATCAGGGCTGCCTCGCTGGGGTGGGTGGGCGGGTTCGCTTACCGGAACGCTGGGCTGCCGGCCTGTCGCAAGCTTACACGAGGCGCTGTTTTTTTTCAAGTGTTTATGGCGTATAAAAATCAAGGCGCAACCGGGTCAGGGTCGCGCCTTGGTGGAAATTTTAGCTCTGCGTGAAAGGTTATTTGATTTTTATCTCGACCTGGCGCGGCTTCTGGCTCTCGTGCTTGGGCAGCGAAAGGCTCAGCACGCCGTCGGCAAACGAGGCCTCCACCCGCGCCTCATCCACCAGGCCGTTCAGCTCGAACGAGCGGCTGAAACTTCCATAGCGGCGCTCGGAGCGCAAGGCCGCGGCTTTCGACTCCGCCAAGGGGTCCTTCTTCTCGCCGCTCAAGTTCAGGCGGCCTTTCTCCAGCGAGACTTTCAGGTCCTCGGGCCGCACACCGGGAAGCTCGGCGCTCAGCACATAGCGGTTCTCCTCCTCCAGAAGGTCCACCCTCACACTCAGCTCACGCTCTGTCTGCGGCATGCTGCGGCAGGTTTCGAGTTCGGGCCAGAAGACCCGGGCCGCGGGTGTGTAGCTCAACAGCGTCATACTCTCCTCCAGGTTTATCCGGACTTGTCGCTCCGGCGGTTTAAGCAATCATCCGTTCGGCTGACTGGAACACTCCTGGAAAAAGCAACCCGCGTGCCACAAAATTTTTCGTTGTCTAATTGATTATTCTGCAAGACATTGCACAGATAAACAACCCGACAGACCGGCACACCGGGGAAAGAGCATCATGCGCGCACTGCCAATGCGACAGCAAAAGCCTGACAGCGGATTCAGACACGCCGGAATGGCAGCTCAAGGCCTATACAAAATTTGAGGCGTTTTGTTTTTCGGCATTCAGGACATTGGCACGATACAGCGCCGGGGGTTTTGTCTTTGGGGGCCGCGCATGTTTGAGCCTCCCGCCAAGGCAGCGTGCAAGAGCGAGCGAAACGGCCCTGCCCGCAGCTGAGCCGTGGCTGGGCGGCGATTCGCGGCAGCGACGCCGCTGCGACTCAGCAGCGGAATCGTAGTGCCGTAAGCACCCGAGGCGGAAACGGAGGCGCGGCTGGGACGAGTTCGCGGCCCCCTTGGCTTCTGGTTCTCTTGGCCGTAACCAAGAGAACAACACAGTCATTTGGCCACGGCGCGCCGTGCCCGATTTCGGTTACAGGAGGAAGTGCCGCAGGGGCGGCCGGCGCCCCCCCCGGAGCGTCCTGGAATGGAAACAAAAAGGACACGCCTCGGCGTGTCCTCCAGTCATTCACCGCGAAACAGGAACCGGTTCACTCCGGACGGTCCAGGTTCTCCTCCGCTTCCTCGCCCTCCTCCTTCGGCTGGCACGGGCGGCAGAACGTGCCGCTGCCCGGACGGCAGCCGCACTCCTGGTAGGAGCGGTTGAACTCCGAGAGCGGGATCTTGCGCCGCACACCCTCGGCGTTGCGCACCTCGACCGTCTCGTTGAAAATATCCACCCCCGAGACCCGCTCGCGCGCCCCGCGGCAGTTCTCGTAGTCCTTGCCCTCGCGCGGGAATTTCTTCGACTGGCTCTTGTAGAAATCGCGCTCGAACATCAGGCAGCACATCAGGCGGCCGCAGATGCCGCTGATCTGGGCCGGGTTGAGCGGCAGTCGCTGTTCCTTGGCCGCACGCAGGGTCACCGGCTCGAAATCACCCAGGAACGTGGTGCAGCACAGACGGTAGCCGCAACGGCCGCAGCCGCCCAGACGGCGGGCCTCGTCGCGCACCCCGATCTGCTTCAGCTCGATGCGGGTCTTGAAAATGGAGGCCAGGTCCTTGACCAGCTGACGGAAATCCACGCGTTTCTCGGCGGTGAAATAGAAGCTCACCTTATTCCCGTCGAACTGCCACTCGGCATCCACCAGCTTCATGTTCAGGCCGTGCTCCTCCACCTTGTGGTGGCAGATCTGCAGGGCCTCCATCTCGCGGTAGGTGATCGACTCCAAGCGGTTGATCTCGTCCTGGGAGGCGCGGCGGCGCACTTCGCCGAAATCGCTTTTCCGGTTCTCGGTCTTCTTCCGGTCCGGGGTGACATCCCGCTGCACGGCACGGCCCATGT
The sequence above is drawn from the bacterium genome and encodes:
- a CDS encoding Hsp20/alpha crystallin family protein, which produces MTLLSYTPAARVFWPELETCRSMPQTERELSVRVDLLEEENRYVLSAELPGVRPEDLKVSLEKGRLNLSGEKKDPLAESKAAALRSERRYGSFSRSFELNGLVDEARVEASFADGVLSLSLPKHESQKPRQVEIKIK
- a CDS encoding stage 0 sporulation protein gives rise to the protein MEMIEVQFKGERREYFINRANVQFELGDYLIVEVDRGEDMGRAVQRDVTPDRKKTENRKSDFGEVRRRASQDEINRLESITYREMEALQICHHKVEEHGLNMKLVDAEWQFDGNKVSFYFTAEKRVDFRQLVKDLASIFKTRIELKQIGVRDEARRLGGCGRCGYRLCCTTFLGDFEPVTLRAAKEQRLPLNPAQISGICGRLMCCLMFERDFYKSQSKKFPREGKDYENCRGARERVSGVDIFNETVEVRNAEGVRRKIPLSEFNRSYQECGCRPGSGTFCRPCQPKEEGEEAEENLDRPE